acacacctccaaacacacctccacacacctccaaacacacctcacatacacctccacacacctccaaacacacctccacacacacctccacacacacctccaaacacacctccaaacacacctccacatacacctccacacacctccaaacacacctccaaacacacctccacatacacctccacacacctccacatacacctccacacacctccaaacacacctccaaacacacctccaaacacacctccaaacacacctccacacacacctccaaacacacctccacacacacctccaaacacacctccaaacacacctccaaacacacctccacatacacctccacacacctccacatacacctccacacacctccaaacacacctccacacacctccaaacacacctccaaacacacctccacacacctccaaacacaccttcacatacacctccacacacctccaaacacacctccacacacacctccacacacacctccaaacacacctccaaacacacctccacatacacctccacacacctccaaacacacctccaaacacacctccacatacacctccacacacctccacatacacctccacacacctccaaacacacctccaaacacacctccacacacacctccaaacacacctccacatacacctccacacacacctccaaacacacctccaaacacacctccacacacacctccaaacacacctccacatacacctccacacacacctccaaacacacctccacatacacctccacacacatccaaacacacctccaaacacacctccaaacacacctccacacacctccaaacacaccttcacatacacctccacacacctccaaacacacctccaaacacacctccaaacacacctccacacacacctccacacacacctccaaacacacctccaaacacacctccacatacacctccacacacctccaaacacacctccaaacacacctccacatacacctccacacacctccacatacacctccacacacctccaaacacacctccaaacacacctccacacacacctccaaacacacctccacacacacctccaaacacacctccacacacacctccaaacacacctccaaacacacctccaaacacacctccacatacacctccacacacctccacatacacctccacacacctccaaacacacctccacacacctccaaacacacctccaaacacacctccacacacctccaaacacaccttcacatacacctccacacacctccaaacacacctccacacacacctccacacacacctccaaacacacctccaaacacacctccacatacacctccacacacctccaaacacacctccacatacacctccacacacctccacatacacctccacacacctccaaacacacctccaaacacacctccacacacacctccaaacacacctccacatacacctccacacacctccacacacctccaaacacacctccaaacacacctccaaacacacctccacacacacctccaaacacacctccacatacacctccacacacctccacacacatccaaacacacctccacacacacttccaaacacacctccacatacacctccacacacctccaaacacacctccaaacacacctccacacacacctccaaacacacctccacatacacctccacacacctccacacacatccaaacacacctccaaacacacctccacacacacctccacacacctccaaacacacctccacacacctccaaacacacctccacacacacctccacacacctccaaacacacctccacacacctccacacacacctccaaacacacctccaaacacacctccacacacctccacacacacctccaaacacacctccacatacacctccacacccctccacacacatccaaacacacctccaaacacacctccacacacctccaaacacacctccacacacctccaaacacacctccacacacacctccacacacacctccaaacacacctccacacacctccaaacacacctccacacacacctccacacacctccacacacacctccaaacacacctccacacacctccaaacacacctccacacacctccaaacacacctccacacacacctccacacacctccaaacacacctccactcacctccaaacacacctccaaacacacctccacacacctccacacacctccaaacacacctccacacacctccacacacctccaaacacatctccaaacacacctccacacacctccacacacacctccacacacacctccacacacacctccaaacacacctccacacacacctccacacacctccacacacctccacacacctccacacacacctccacacacacctccacacacctccacacacacctccaaacacacctccaaacacacctccacacacctccacacacctccaaacacacctccacacacctccacacacacctccacacacacctccaaacacacctccacacacctccacacacacctccacacacctccacacacacctccacacacctccacactgATTCTGAAACAGTCCAcagaaaaaaattgaaaatttaATCTGAAATTACAAATGAAGTTTAATGTTTAGTTGATGACAAACGATTGGTTGAACTCTTGTCTGATGTTAAACCACGAGCTGCAGGAAGCGCCGCCTGTGTGATGGTGACGCAGCCACAACACGACAAACAGGTTAAACATCTTTTTTATGTTGCAACGTTTTTCGTCCAGATAATTCAAAGAGTCTTTGAGGAATCTGGTGAAATCTTCAGAGCAGCAAAGTGTTTTTCAGCCACTGTCTGTGCAGAACATTTGGACGGTTTGTCTCTTTATATGTCCAGTGAATTCATCATTTTCTTCTcgtgaaaataaaaactataaactgtAGAATAGTATTTAATCTTCAGGACCTGAATCTGAAGGTCACTTTTGACGacaacatttttagaaaacattgAAAAGTACATTCATAAAACCTCAGAATAAAACCACGAGCTAATTTCCTCTCTCAGGTAATTGTAGCCCTCATGATAAGCAGCCTGATGGTGACGGAGGGACGAAGCATTCGTACTGACCTGTGCGGACGGTTCAGCTGCAGGAGAAGATGAGAGTGTCGAGGCAGTGATGGAAGCAGTTTTATCAGGTGAGCTGGCTTCAGGAGTAGTGCTCATCGGAGCAGGTCTGATCTTGACTGTAATTGTAGACAGGAAGTGTAACCGCTCAGAGCAATGGTAAGCTTGAAGCCAGGGGTGCGGCCACCCAATCAGACGGTttacaggaggagcaggagggagcGGACCGACCCGAGTTAACACCAGAGTCAGAAGGACGGCAGGAGAAACTGCAGCAACCGAACAAATCCGAAGAGCTGGATGAGGTTGTGACATAAACACAGtgcaaagacaggaaacaatGCCAAATTGACACAACACCAAAAACGCTGTTTGCAAATCCAAACGTTTTAAAATGGCTGCTGACCAGACGGCTGCATCGGCAGAAGGACCCAACGCTAACCTTTGGGGAGCAGGCGGTCAAAACATAAGATGCAGGATTGATGAAAACTGTTGAAAGGAGTTGGTCAGCTGGTTCATTAAGGACAAACACTACGTGAACAGATAAAGGAATCATCTTACAGGACTGTGAACACGACGGGCTGAACCCCAACACAATGCCCtgaatacacatgcacacagtacGGTGGCTCACAGGGACCAAACAGGACCATGATTTAAACAAATAGTATAAACAATGTCTACTGGAAGTGTTTCGCTCGAACAGGGCGGTTAGCAGAGCGACTTGGGTTtaagtgcagaggaggagaaagtccTTCTTACCAACACGTCTGCATTACAGGACGCAGTAACTGGGGTCTTGACGTTCCTGTGGGGCCCGACACAAAGATGGCGGGAGCAGGCGGTTTAAACGTGGCGGAAGGCGGAAACAGGCGGTAATGTTAGAAATCCAGCAGGAGCAGGATTAAAAAAACAGGATTCTACTGCTGCTCATCACCAGGCaacatttctgtatttacatGAACACTTTTAATCACAAGCTCCTTTGCAGTAAAACACTTCCTGCTAACAGTCAGGAAGGTTTCTGACctgttctgtctgactgtgtgatCAGGAGACAACAGTCGGTGTCGACTGAGGCAGCGAGCAGCTCATTAACGTGTCAACACCGACGCCACGGTGTGAAGAACACCGAGGAAAACTGGTTCAAAACTGGTTTCTCAGCCGACCTTCAAACTCATTCATACATTTGGTGAGAAACGTCACTGAGACTTTAATCCAGCTCTCTCTCAACCTGCTTTGACAGGTTACCTGATAAATGGAGTTACAGCTTGAACACATGGATAAACATGAACTCAGACAAACGGAGAGCttgtattctttattttcatccattcattgtTTTGCACCTTTAATGTCACATCACTATGTTCCTTTCATTCTCTTCTTAGTTCTCAGTTCAGTCCTCGAGCTGATAAACACTACAAAGCTGATGTTTGACAGTTTGAGGCACTAACGTTACTGGACACAAGTTGTTGTGAGTCATTCTCACTCATTTCAGTGTCTCACACTTGCTAAGATGTTCGCCACAGCTGCTTTCAGGTCTGACCACACGTCTACGGGCAGAAGCCCCACAGCAACAACGATGAAGGATGGCGAAGTGTTTCGTACGTGACGTCGCAGCATACGTGACCCTTGTTTCGTGCTGTTAGTGAACATTCAGGATGGTGTGATTAGTGACTGCTTTTAATGAGAGGCTTTCTTGTACAGGTAGGCGGTCCCGCTGATGTAGCGCTCCTCCGGCTGCACGTCCTCAACTCTCTCACGATCCAGATGAGGGTCCTCCATGtacctgtccgtctgtctgagtCCTGCTGGACTCCAcagtccctcctcctccatcagctgcagctgcagctccagatCCTGCTTGTATCCGTCGACCGGCTTCCCTCTGTGGTCGCCTCTCGCCATGCAGACAAAAcctcctgcagacacaccacTTACTCAACTTCtgcaaaacacactttttaaactCTTTCTAGCGTAAACATGTTTGCCAGCGTGACCGGACAGCCTCGAGGTTAAATCCCACCGACAGCGTCTGCGTCGTGGCCCGCCGAGCTGATGGCGTCCGCTCTAGTTAATGATTCAAACCCGTCCAGAAGCTCCGCGGTGTGTTTCAGAAGCATCTCGGCgctcctggtctgtttctgacagaCGTCtagcagctcagagcagaagaggcggcaggaagtcagacagacaaacagaaggaGAATAACCAAGTGGCCCTTCTGCATCAATATGAGACGCTCAGAGCAGCTGTCCTGGTCGCCCCTTCATTCCAAACAGTTCTCATCCCCAGTGTGTCCAATACCGAAGACCCCAGGACCTTCGCTGTCATGGTAACATAGAAAACGTTACCCTGATCAAAGTGCTAAAACTACTTGGTTTCAGGAAAAGATTATGTTTGAGTTAAACTAACTTTGCTCACATGACTTTAGTTGCACACGGGACACGAACGTCTGTCTCCTGGGTCAAAGTCTGGTGTTTGAGCCTCCTGACTACCCTCTCACCCCTGTATGCTGACTTTTATTGCTGTGGGGGACAGAGTGGCGGTATTTGACACCCTGGAAATGAGAACGGGCTGGATAGAGGCTGCCAATCTGCCATCAGTagcaaatgaacaaatgaaccATGAACAATGGACCGCTGATCTCCTGATTGGTGCCGCtctctaccgctgagccacagcgACGGCCACTTTCCTGGTTGACAGATAATTACTGGCGTTGACAGTAATGTCCACACTATGATTGAGTTCATCAGTTCTCTGTCCATCGGCCTGTTTCCAGGTTTCCCGTTACCATGTGATTCAGTACTTTGCTAACCGTGTCAGTCATGCTAACGGCTGTTAGCTGGTTACCTGGTTTGGCGGCGGCGCAGAGCTCCCTCACAACACTGACGGGTACAAAACCAGCATCCAGAGCGCCGACGATGATCACCACATCAAACATACCTGaaaccaggaggaggagaggaaccaGAGTCAGCttcaaaactgcaaaataaagaCTAAAAAGTCCCCTGACAGAATGGTGAGGCTGATCTGGCCTCAGGGCAGAAGAACGACATGGTATGTTACACTCATCACACTCATCCAGTGGGGGGGTAATGTACCGGTCTGTGCAGGCAGTGGTTCTGTTCCCAGTAAGGCCAGTCTGAGGTCCTGATAGAGGCCGGTCTCAGCGGCTAGTTCCAGCATGGCTTTACTGCCGTCCACTCCCATAAAGTGCTTGAAGCCCCGTTCAACCATCTGAACacaagaagaagagcagcaacaTTACCGCAGAACCAAAGGGCTCATCAGAACACAGCCTAGGTAAGACTTTACCTCACTGATCCATCATTTCAGGGGGAGAACTCTATAATTTCATATCTATTATGCTCAGAATAGTGACAATGTTGAATTGCTGCCATTGTCACTGAAATAATCACAGCTAACATTTCAGTAGGAGCACCAGAAAGGACGGGGGGAGGAAAATACCACATTTCTTTCCTTAAAATGGAAGTGAATCTGCTTTATTGGACAAGCAGAGTTAGAATATCCGATTCTATGCAGATGACAGTCATGTCTTGTATTAATGTGACTCCTCTCCTGTCAAAACTTTTACAGTTTGCACTCTTCAGCCCTTTTTTTCAAGAATACCTATTTTACTCCGAAGGACCCATAATTCCACTTCACATCTTcctgccatccacactgaaacTGCTCGTTTTCTCATTGGTGTCAAAACACAACTGATGCTTACGTAGGCAGCCTCTAGTGGCCATAGTGATGATGACGGAGGCAAAGCAGGACGTCAGGTGATGGTGtgtatgattgattgattgtataAACAAGAACTCAAACTAACCCTCAAACACTGGACTTTCACCGAGGAGGCCACTGTTCATGTCCTGTATTAAACGTGAAACTTACTAACTTACATGACATAAATTCACCTTTAAAATGAAGACATGTAATGTTCCATTAACTTCTGTAACTAACCGACTCATTTCAACCCAAACATGATCTGTTCCTAAACCCAATCAACCTGCAACAGT
The nucleotide sequence above comes from Pempheris klunzingeri isolate RE-2024b chromosome 8, fPemKlu1.hap1, whole genome shotgun sequence. Encoded proteins:
- the LOC139205250 gene encoding methyltransferase-like protein 27 isoform X4, with the protein product MFPVMSDSCRTEDDARAAFQSCKSPDPKDRVQFYDSWAENYEKDHSLMSYRAPDLAVNLLCDQFSGSPEEVLVLDVACGSGWVAKLMVERGFKHFMGVDGSKAMLELAAETGLYQDLRLALLGTEPLPAQTGMFDVVIIVGALDAGFVPVSVVRELCAAAKPGGFVCMARGDHRGKPVDGYKQDLELQLQLMEEEGLWSPAGLRQTDRYMEDPHLDRERVEDVQPEERYISGTAYLYKKASH
- the LOC139205250 gene encoding methyltransferase-like protein 27 isoform X5 → MSDSCRTEDDARAAFQSCKSPDPKDRVQFYDSWAENYEKDHSLMSYRAPDLAVNLLCDQFSGSPEEVLVLDVACGSGWVAKLMVERGFKHFMGVDGSKAMLELAAETGLYQDLRLALLGTEPLPAQTGMFDVVIIVGALDAGFVPVSVVRELCAAAKPGGFVCMARGDHRGKPVDGYKQDLELQLQLMEEEGLWSPAGLRQTDRYMEDPHLDRERVEDVQPEERYISGTAYLYKKASH
- the LOC139205250 gene encoding methyltransferase-like protein 27 isoform X3, with the protein product MQISQTSLQSKFPVMSDSCRTEDDARAAFQSCKSPDPKDRVQFYDSWAENYEKDHSLMSYRAPDLAVNLLCDQFSGSPEEVLVLDVACGSGWVAKLMVERGFKHFMGVDGSKAMLELAAETGLYQDLRLALLGTEPLPAQTGMFDVVIIVGALDAGFVPVSVVRELCAAAKPGGFVCMARGDHRGKPVDGYKQDLELQLQLMEEEGLWSPAGLRQTDRYMEDPHLDRERVEDVQPEERYISGTAYLYKKASH